The Polyangium mundeleinium genome contains the following window.
GAAGCTCTCCCCCTCCGGCGGCAGCAAGGACGAATTTATGCGGCGGATGCGGAAAGACGAGACCAAGGTCTGGCACAATCCCGAGCTCGCGCCGTTTGCGCGGGCGCCGAAGTCCGGCAGCACGACCCGGAGCGGCACGACTCCCCAGGACAGCCGCGTCGCGAAGGAACATCGCGCCGCGCTCGAGGCGCTCTTCGCGCCGCGCCGGGAGCCGGAGCCAGAAGGCAGCGGAAAGAACGGCAAGAACGGCCGCGACTCGACGCCGAAGCCAGGTCGCATCGTGCTCGCACCGCCTCCGCAGAGTGATCCGCGCGCCACGGAGCGCCAGCGGCTCCTGTCGAAGCTCCTCGCCGTCGAGGGGCGCCCGCACATCACGAAGGCCGCGAACGAGTTCCTCGGCGCCGGCTTCACCTTCCCCGACGACCAGGACGTGCATCTGAAGCTCCTCGAGCACAGCGACGAGTCGCGCGTGCGCGAGGCGCTCTCCTCGCTCTCCTCGCTCCTCGTCGGCGAGCTGCCGAAGCGCCGCGCCGTGCTCGAGTCGCGCCTGCGCCGCATCGAGGAGTTCGCCGAGGACGAGTCCACCCGCGACGCCGCCGCCCAGCTCCGCAGGCAAGTGAGCGGCAGGCCCGACACGCAGAACCAGTCCGCCCAATGAACAAAGCCGAGTTCGAGGCCGAGCTGCGCAAGCTCTTCCAGGCCCACGAGACCCGCTCCGAGAACGAGCGCTGCGTGCAGTGCGTAGGCTGCGAGCGCTGCGTCGACTGTACGTTCTGCAAGAACTCGAAGGCGCTCGCGCGTTGCCACTACTGCGTCGACTCGCAGCGCTGCTCGGACAGCACGCACTGCCGCGGCTCGCGCGACCTCGTGCGCTGCAACCACTGCGTCGCGTGCGAGCGCTGCACCCAGTGCTCGTACGTGGTCCGCTCTGCCGACTGCACCGAGTGCACGTACTGCTTCGGCTGCGTCGGGCTCGTTCGCAAGGACTTCCACATCCTGAACAAGCCCTACGACCGCAGCACGTACTTCGCGATCACGAGCCGCCTCACGCGCGAGCTCGGCCTCGGCTGATCGGTCGATGCGCGCCGTCGTGCAGCGCGCGATCGAAGCCCGCGTCGAAGTGAACGGCGAGGTCACGGGCCGCATTGGCCAGGGCCTCGTCGCGTTCGTCGGCGCCGAGAAGGGCGACGCGCAGACCGACCTCGACTACGTCGTGAGCAAGGTCCTCGGCCTCCGCGTCTTTCCCGACGAGAACGGCAAGATGACCCGCGCGCTCGCCGACGTCGGCGGGGGCTTGCTCGTCATCAGCCAGTTCACGGTCTTCGGCGACGTACGCCGCGGCCTCCGCCCGAGCTTCGACGGCGCGATGGAGCCCGTCGGCGCCGAGGCGCTCTACGATCGTTTCGTCGAGGCCGCTCGCAAGAGCGGCGTCCCGGTCGAGACCGGGCGCTTCCGCGCGGACATGCGTGTCTTCGTCGAGAACGACGGACCGGTCACGATCCTCGTCGATTCGCGCCGCTTGTTCTGACCGTCTTCCCAGGCGCCACACGCGGCGGTACGTAACGCCTCACCATGCACGTGATCGTGTTCGGAGCAGGCGCGCTCGGGCGCATTTATGGCGTACGCCTCGCCGCGGCGGGCGTTCAGGTCTCGTTCGTCGTCCGGCCCTCGCGCCTCGCCGAGACGTACTCGTTCGTCGTCGAGCAGGTGAACGGGGAGAAGCGTCGCGACGTCATCGAGCAGCCGCGCCGCATCGAGCACATTCCCGCCGACACGACGCTCATCCTCCTCGCGGTTCGGTTCGACCAGCTCGACCACCTTTGCCAGAACCAGGACGACGCGCTCGCCGAGGCCCTCCGCACGGGCCCTGCCGTGCCACTCGTCGTGCTCACGCCCGTCCTGCCGCCGCAGCTCGCCGCGCTGGAGAAGGCGATCGGGCGGCGCGCCGTCAGCGCCATGCCCGGCGTCGCGGGATACGTGGACGACGTCGACGATCGTGGCGTCGTTCGGTACTGGTCGACCGGCATCGCCTCGACGCTCCTCGACGACGACGCTTCGGGGCCCGCGCACTCGATGTCCCGCGATGCGCTCGAGGTCCTCGCGCGTCGCCTCACGAACGGCGGCTTGCCCACGCGCTTCGAACGCGACGTCGCCTCGCTCAACGCTGCCAGCACGGTCTCGTTTTTCCCGCTCATCGCGTCGATCGACGCGGGCCGCGGCATCGACGGCGTGCTCCAGGACAAGGACCTCTTCGACACGGCGGTCGCGGCCGCCAAGGAGTGCGAGGGCCTCGCGAAAAAGCTCGGCAAGGTCGCGCCGTGGGCGCATGTGCTCACGCGCTTCGTCGGGCCGTACACCATCAAGCCTGGCGTGGCCCTCGCGCGCCGCCTCGCGCCCGAGACCGTGCGCTTCGTCGAGCGCCACTTCGGCCCGAAGCTCCACGCGCAGCACCTCGCCATGGGCGACAGCATCCGCGAGCTCGGCCGTGAGCAGGGTCTCGACATGCCCCAGCTCGATCACCTCATGCAGCGGCTCCGCGCGTCATGATGCGCCCGCGGTGAGCGACGCGCGCCCGTGCACCTTCGCGAGCGTAAGCGCGAGGGCGAGGGCGCTCTCCATCCCGCGTGGATCGGCCTTGCCCGTGCCTGCGATGTCGTACCCCGTCCCGTGATCGACGCTCGTGCGGATCACGGGCAGGCCGAGCGTCACGTTCACCGCTTCGCCAAACCCCACGAGCTTGCAGGGGATCGTCGCCTGGTCGTGGTACATCGCGACGACCCCGTCGAAGGCCCCCGCCGCTTGCTTGCGGAACGCGGTCTCGGCGCCGAGCGGGCCCGAAAGCTGCGCGAAAAAACCATCTGCGGCGAGCCGCTCGTTCGCGCGCTCGATGCCCGGCTTGATGCTCGTCTCCTCTTCGATCCCGAGCATCCCGCCCTCGCCCGCGTGCGGGTTCAGCGCTGCGACGGCCACGCGCGGCGCCTCCATGCCGAGCGATCGGAGCAGCCGCACGAGCCAGTAACAGCTCGTCGCCACCGCGTCGGGCGTCACGGCCGCCGGGACCTCCGCGAGCGGAAGGTGCGTCGTGACGAGCGCCGTCGTGATGTTTGCCGCGCGAAACGCCATCACCACCTCGCGCGCCCCGAGCCGCGCCGCGAGGTGCTCCGTATGTCCCGAAAAACCTTTTGCCCCCGGAGCACCACTCGTCGCGATCGCGAGCTTCGACACCGGGCCGGTCACGAGCGCGGCGGCGGTGCCGTCTTGCACGAGCGAGAGCGCCTCGTTCACCCACGCGAGCTGCGCGGCGCCGGCCTTGCGATCCGGGGCGCCGGGCTGCGCGGGCGTAGCGAGCTGCGTGCTCGGCCCCCACACGCCGATCTCGCCGAGCGCGAGGGCCTCGATCTCCTGCGCGCTCGCCACGACGCGTAACCTCGACGCCGCGATCTTCCCGTCGTGCGCCGCGCGCCACAACGACGCCGTATCCCCGACGAGCACGCACCGCGCCTCGGCCTCGGCGTTTGCCGCGGCGTGCACCGCGACCTCGGGACCGATCCCGCTCGGACAACCCACGCTCACCGCGATCGTCAGCCGCTTCATGCGAGCATCGCCCTCCGCGGCTCGACCGCGGCCCGGTTCGGCGTGTCCGGCGCTTCGAGTTTGTAGCCCGCGCCTCGCAGCGTCACGAGTGGCAGCGCGCCGCCGAGCTTCGAGCGCAACCGCCGCACGTGGATGTCCACCGTGCGGGGCCCGCCTTCGTACCGCGGACCCCATACCTTCACGAGCAGCTCTTCGCGCGACACGACCTTGCCGCGCTTCTCGCAGAGATACGAGAGGAGCGCGAACTCCTTCGCCGTGAGCGGCACGCTGTGCCCATCGATGCACGCCTCGTGCGCCGATCGATCGACGACGAGCGCGCCCACCTTCACGCGCTCCTCCGTGGCAAACTCGCTCTTCTGCCACTCGCCCTTGCGGATGCGCGCGTAGAGCTCCGCAGGCACGTACGGCGAAAGGACGAAATCGTCGAAGCCGCTCGCGGGATCCATCCGCGCGACCTGCGCCACCGAGACGGCCGCGATGGCCGGGACGCCCGTGAGCCGCGCCTCCCGCCGCAATGCGCGGAGCGCCGCCACTGCGAGATCCGGCCGCTCCGGCGTCTCCACGAGGATCGCCCGCGCCTCGTCCTCCTCGCGCTGGAAACACCGCGAGGGTTCGTCCCACAGATCGAGCGTGCGCACCGTGGCGCCGAGGCCTCGCAGCACGCTCGCCGCGCCTTCTTCGCGTTCGAGCTCGGGGCCGTGCCCCACGATGACGATGAACGACGCGCGGCGCGACATCGGGCGTCGCTATAAAGCTCATGCTGCGGCGCGGCAAGCGCGAGCCTGCAGCGCCGAGGCTTCAGCCGATCTTGGTGCCGCCCACGGTGATCTTGTCGATCTTGATCGTCGGGCATCCGACGCCGACGGGCACGCTCTGGCCGTCCTTGCCGCACGTCCAGATGCCATCGGAGATCGCGAGGTCCGTGCCGAGCATCGTGACCTTGCCGAGCACGTCGGGGCCGTTGCCGATGAGGTTCACGCCCTTCAGGGGCCGCGTGATCTTGCCGTCCTCGATCAGGTAGCTCTCGGTCAACGAGAACACGAAATCGCCGTTCGAGATGTCGACCTGGCCGCCGCCGAACTTCTTCGCGAAGACGCCGCGTTTGACGCTGCGAACGATCTCCTCCGGGTCGTGCGGACCCGCGAGCAGAATGGTGTTCGTCATGCGCGGCAAGGGCGCGGCGCCGAAGCTCTCGCGCCGGCCGTTGCCCGTCGGTTCGAGCTTGTAGTGCTTGGCCGAGAGCCGGTCGTGCATGTATCCGGCGAGCGTGCCGTTCTCGATGAGCACGCTTCTCCCCGGCTCGTTGCCCTCGTCGTCGACGTTGATCGCGCCGCGCGACGAGAGCAGCGTCGCGTCGTCGACCACGGTGCAGAGCGGGCTCGCGACCGGCTCGCCGACCTTGCCGGCGTAGTTCGACGTGCCCTTCCTGTTGAAGTCGGCTTCGAGCCCGTGGCCCACGGCCTCGTGCAGGAGGATGCCGCTGTCGCCGGGGCCGAGCACCACGTTCATCTCGCCGGCCGGCGCCTCCTCGGCGTCGAGCATCGTCGTCGCTTGCCGCGCGGCTTCTCGGGCGTGCATCTCTGGCGAGAGATCGGCGAAGTAGGCCGCGAGCGTGGTTCGTCCGCCGCCGCTGCTCGATCCTTCCTGCCGTTTGCCGTCGCGCTCCGCGATCGCGCGCACGCTGAAGCGGAAGAGCGGCTGCACGTCGTGGGCCATCACGCCGTCGCTCGTCGCCAGCAGGATCTCGCGGATCTCCTCGGAAAAACTCGCCTCTGCCTTCACGATGTGCGGGCCTTCGGCGAGGGCCGCGGCGCTCGCTCGTTCGAGCAGCGCGCGTTTTTCCATGCCGGGCACGTCGAGTGAGACGAGCGGCACGTCATAGCGGTTCGGCAGCGGCCGGAACCTCGGCAGCACGTGCATCGTGCCGCCGGTGCTCGTGGCGATCTGCGCGGCGGTCTCGGCCGCGCGCTTCATCGACTCCCACGAGAGGTCCTCGGTGTAGGCGTAACCCGTCGCGTCACCGCGCTGCACGCGCACGCCGACGCCCATCGACACGCCGCGCGAGGCGGCCTTGAGGATGCCTTCGTCGAAGGAGAAGCCGCCGCCGGCGCGGTATTCGAAGAACAGATCGGCGTACTCGCCGCCTTTGGAGAGGGCGACGGCGAGGAGGCGCCCGCACAGGTCGGCGTCGATCTCGTTGTCTCCGCCCGGCGCGAACGGGGCACGATAGGCAGCGCTTCTGGTCATGGGCCTCCGAATGTAGAGCGCGGCCCTGGATCGGTCGAGCCGAAGCCCCGGAAATCCGGCCTCGGCGTGTGGTTTCTCGCGACCGCGGGCGCAGAAAAGTCGACGTCGCTCGGGCGAAGAGGTAACGCGTTTTCACGATGAACGGACCCCAGATCGCCCTCGTGTGGCTCCACGTGTCGGGCAACCTCGTCTGGATCGGCTCGATCCTCGCGGTCGCGTTCGCTCTCACGGCGGGCGGGACCGATCCGAAGGTTCGCGGCGTGCTGGGAGAGCGGATCTACCGGCTGCTCAGCGTGCCTGCGTTCGTGCTTTCGTTCGTGACCGGCGTGGCGCGCCTGTTGATGGACACGCGTTACTACCTCGTCGAGCACCACTGGATGCACGGCAAGCTGCTCTTCGCGCTCGTGATCATCGGGATCCACCACGTGATCGGCGGCCGGGCGAAGAAGCTCGCGCGGGGAACTGTGCAGGACGCCGGGCCGACTGCTATGATGGCCATGATCCTCGCGGCGTCGGCGGTCATCGCCGCCTTCTTCGCGATTTTCAAGCTGCCGAACTGAAAAAGCCGGGATCGCGGCTCGCCTGAGATCGCCCGGTTTTCGTTTCGACATTCCGTTCTCACGCGACCGTGCTTGTGCGGGTCGTCGTTCCGTTAGATGATGAATCGTGGATGAGGCGGCGCGAAGCGTCGCGTCGCGTCGTCCCCGGTCGCTCTCTCGAGGAGAATCCCATCGCCGTGGCGGTCGATCGCGACAAGGTGCTCCGAGCAGCGCAGAAGTTCGTCGAAGGAAAGCGCTGGGACAAAGCGATCGCCGAGTTCCAGAAGCTCATCGCCGAAGATCCGAAGGACGTTCGGGTCCTGCTCAAGATCGGCGACTGCCACCTCAAGATCGAGCAGTACGCCGAGGCCATCGAGACGTACGAGGTCGTGGCGCGGCTCTACATCGAGCAGAAGCCGCCCGAGCCGCTCAAGGCGATCCGCGTCTACCGTCAGATCCTGGAGATCATCGACAAACGCGCGCCGAAGCTCCTCGAACGTTTCGGCTGGGTCCTGCCGCGCCTCGCGGAGCTCTACACGCAGCTCGGCCTGACGAGCGACGCGGCCGCGACGTACGACGACATCGCGAATCGGCTGCACAAGGCGAACAAGGATCGCGAGGCGATCGAGCCGCTGAAGAAGGTCGTCGATCTCGACCCGCAAAACCCTGTGCCGCGCCTTCGCCTCGCCGAGGCGTACAGCCGCATCAAGGACACGCCGGCGGCGATCGGGCAGCTCGGACAAGCGGCGGAGGTCCTCGTCAAGATCGGCCGGCGCGACGACGCGATGAAGGTCCTCGACCGGCTGCTCGCGATCAAGCCCGACGGCAAGTACGCCAAGGTCGCGGCGAGGATGTACCTGGAGCGCGCGCAGCAAACCGACGCGATGACCGCGCTCGCGAAGCTCCAGATCTCGTTCAAGGAGAACCCGAAGGACCTCGAGACGCTCGGCCTCTTGGCGAAGGCGTTCGACAAACTCGGTCAGGCGCCGAAGGCAACCGAGGTCTTGAAGGAGGCCGCGCGCCTCGCAAAAGAAGCCAAGAAAAACGACGAGTTCAACGAGCTCGTCGACGCGCTCCTCGCGCGCGCGCCGAACGACGACGCGGTCCGGCAGCTCGCGGCGCAGCGGCCCGCGCCGCCGCGCAAGCAGGTCGAGGACGACTCGGTCATCGTCGTGGGGGACGACTACGTCGACGTCGACGATCTGCCGCCCGACTCGGAGCCGCCGATCCCGCTCCAGCCTTCGCACCACGACGACGAGGCGCTCCGCGCGCGGCAGTACATGCAGCGGGCGGAGGCCTACCGCAGCCAGTACGACTACCCCTCGGCGCTCGCGATCCTGCACGACGCCGTCCAGATGGTGCCCACCTCGCACGAGCTGCGATCGCGGCTCGTCGACGTGCTCAAGGAGGCGGGCGACGAGGAAGGCGCGATCCGCCAGATGTTGATCTTCGCGCAGCGCCTGAGCGTGGAAGGCGAC
Protein-coding sequences here:
- the dtd gene encoding D-aminoacyl-tRNA deacylase translates to MRAVVQRAIEARVEVNGEVTGRIGQGLVAFVGAEKGDAQTDLDYVVSKVLGLRVFPDENGKMTRALADVGGGLLVISQFTVFGDVRRGLRPSFDGAMEPVGAEALYDRFVEAARKSGVPVETGRFRADMRVFVENDGPVTILVDSRRLF
- a CDS encoding ketopantoate reductase family protein, whose protein sequence is MHVIVFGAGALGRIYGVRLAAAGVQVSFVVRPSRLAETYSFVVEQVNGEKRRDVIEQPRRIEHIPADTTLILLAVRFDQLDHLCQNQDDALAEALRTGPAVPLVVLTPVLPPQLAALEKAIGRRAVSAMPGVAGYVDDVDDRGVVRYWSTGIASTLLDDDASGPAHSMSRDALEVLARRLTNGGLPTRFERDVASLNAASTVSFFPLIASIDAGRGIDGVLQDKDLFDTAVAAAKECEGLAKKLGKVAPWAHVLTRFVGPYTIKPGVALARRLAPETVRFVERHFGPKLHAQHLAMGDSIRELGREQGLDMPQLDHLMQRLRAS
- the pdxA gene encoding 4-hydroxythreonine-4-phosphate dehydrogenase PdxA; translation: MKRLTIAVSVGCPSGIGPEVAVHAAANAEAEARCVLVGDTASLWRAAHDGKIAASRLRVVASAQEIEALALGEIGVWGPSTQLATPAQPGAPDRKAGAAQLAWVNEALSLVQDGTAAALVTGPVSKLAIATSGAPGAKGFSGHTEHLAARLGAREVVMAFRAANITTALVTTHLPLAEVPAAVTPDAVATSCYWLVRLLRSLGMEAPRVAVAALNPHAGEGGMLGIEEETSIKPGIERANERLAADGFFAQLSGPLGAETAFRKQAAGAFDGVVAMYHDQATIPCKLVGFGEAVNVTLGLPVIRTSVDHGTGYDIAGTGKADPRGMESALALALTLAKVHGRASLTAGAS
- a CDS encoding winged helix-turn-helix transcriptional regulator; translated protein: MSRRASFIVIVGHGPELEREEGAASVLRGLGATVRTLDLWDEPSRCFQREEDEARAILVETPERPDLAVAALRALRREARLTGVPAIAAVSVAQVARMDPASGFDDFVLSPYVPAELYARIRKGEWQKSEFATEERVKVGALVVDRSAHEACIDGHSVPLTAKEFALLSYLCEKRGKVVSREELLVKVWGPRYEGGPRTVDIHVRRLRSKLGGALPLVTLRGAGYKLEAPDTPNRAAVEPRRAMLA
- a CDS encoding TldD/PmbA family protein, with product MTRSAAYRAPFAPGGDNEIDADLCGRLLAVALSKGGEYADLFFEYRAGGGFSFDEGILKAASRGVSMGVGVRVQRGDATGYAYTEDLSWESMKRAAETAAQIATSTGGTMHVLPRFRPLPNRYDVPLVSLDVPGMEKRALLERASAAALAEGPHIVKAEASFSEEIREILLATSDGVMAHDVQPLFRFSVRAIAERDGKRQEGSSSGGGRTTLAAYFADLSPEMHAREAARQATTMLDAEEAPAGEMNVVLGPGDSGILLHEAVGHGLEADFNRKGTSNYAGKVGEPVASPLCTVVDDATLLSSRGAINVDDEGNEPGRSVLIENGTLAGYMHDRLSAKHYKLEPTGNGRRESFGAAPLPRMTNTILLAGPHDPEEIVRSVKRGVFAKKFGGGQVDISNGDFVFSLTESYLIEDGKITRPLKGVNLIGNGPDVLGKVTMLGTDLAISDGIWTCGKDGQSVPVGVGCPTIKIDKITVGGTKIG
- a CDS encoding CopD family protein, whose amino-acid sequence is MNGPQIALVWLHVSGNLVWIGSILAVAFALTAGGTDPKVRGVLGERIYRLLSVPAFVLSFVTGVARLLMDTRYYLVEHHWMHGKLLFALVIIGIHHVIGGRAKKLARGTVQDAGPTAMMAMILAASAVIAAFFAIFKLPN
- a CDS encoding tetratricopeptide repeat protein, whose product is MAVDRDKVLRAAQKFVEGKRWDKAIAEFQKLIAEDPKDVRVLLKIGDCHLKIEQYAEAIETYEVVARLYIEQKPPEPLKAIRVYRQILEIIDKRAPKLLERFGWVLPRLAELYTQLGLTSDAAATYDDIANRLHKANKDREAIEPLKKVVDLDPQNPVPRLRLAEAYSRIKDTPAAIGQLGQAAEVLVKIGRRDDAMKVLDRLLAIKPDGKYAKVAARMYLERAQQTDAMTALAKLQISFKENPKDLETLGLLAKAFDKLGQAPKATEVLKEAARLAKEAKKNDEFNELVDALLARAPNDDAVRQLAAQRPAPPRKQVEDDSVIVVGDDYVDVDDLPPDSEPPIPLQPSHHDDEALRARQYMQRAEAYRSQYDYPSALAILHDAVQMVPTSHELRSRLVDVLKEAGDEEGAIRQMLIFAQRLSVEGDVKRAAELLDEVLLMDSSQPEAIQMLRALGYQVEAPQPQQVYPQQQAYPYAQQQGQLSALDDPFSGVPAQQHHAYAQQPQYPAQPYAPPQQPAPTRSQTGHTLDEDVLEQIDFYANQGMLDDARTMLDEQLALLPNHPLLLYKRAELEQMGRPSYVPDLPGGGSGIITKKSEYPADNDFKEIQDMINDLEFAPEAAAAPPEFPGVNVEKIFDEFKQGVQAQISDADSATHYDLGVAYREMGMYMDAIHEFEVAARDPSRECVCRSVIGMIHLQLGNVDAAIDAFLRGLEARQKTREQELALAYELADAYEARKNPEQALYYFKRAGQIDPNHRDPRGGVQDRIRRLEPNPVPAKQAKAAGAELLGDDFDLAFDDLVSKGKL